CAATTACTACCTTTATGAGAAGCTCAGGAATGGCATATGCTTTACAGAagagtgtggtgggttgacctggacaccaggtgcccaccaaagctgctctatcgcTCCCTGTTATCaattggacaggggagagaaagtaTAACGAAAGACGCATGGGTTGAGATAACGACAGGGAGAGATCAatcagcaattaccatcacgtGTAAAACAGATTCACcttggggaaaattaatgtaatttactaccaatcaaatcagaataggacaatgagaaataaaaactaaatcttaaaacaccttcccccccacccctcccttcttcccaggcttaactttagtCCTGAGTTCTCTACCTGctccccctgagtggcacagggggatggggaatggggcttGTGTTCAGTTCATTGCACGttgtctctgcagctccttcctcctcactctctttccctgctctggcatggggtacCTCCCACAGAAGACAGTCCTCcgtgaacttctccaacatgagtccttcccacaggctgcagttcttgatgaactgctccagcatgggtcctttccatggggtgcagtccttcaggaacagactgctccagcatggatcccccatggggtcaAAACTCCTGCCATCAAACCTGCTCCcgcctgggctcctctctccatgggtccacaggttcTCCAGCACGGCCTTCCcatagggtcacagcctcctttgggcatccacctgctctggcatggggtccttcatgggctacaggtggatatctgctccactgtgggccttaatgggctgcaggggcacaggctGCCTCATCATgttctgctccacgggctgcagggcaatctctgctccagcacctggagcacatcctccccctccttcttcaatgaccttggtgtctgcagggtcatctctcacatattcttacttctcttttctgctccggttggtttttttcccccttcttaactatgttatcccagaggtgctgccaccattgctgatggtCTCGGCCTTGGCCatcagcaggtctgtcttggagctggctggcactggctctatcggaCACagcggaagcttctggcagcttctcacagaagccactcctgtagcccgCCCcacccgctaccaaaaccttgccacacaaactcaGTACAAGAAAGGCAGTAGATTCTGTAATATGTGTAGGTtcataaaaaaagggaaaaattatctacttctttctgcctagGCTTTCTGAGGGCTTGTCTATACTCAGACAAGACTTTGTTGAACAAAATGATCTTGTATCTCATTCCACATTAATTCACCCACTTTCAAAGGCCATTAAATCCAGTTTGGGAGATTTTGTTCTGCAAGATGGCTGGTGGGATCCCCTTTTTAagagagcaaacaaacaaataaaaagattcCCTGCAGTATCCTGTTCACAGACCACCCAGAACAACACAATTCTGATGTTCTAACTAAGAGCCATTGGCATCAGCAGAACAGTAATAGTCTCTGCCATTTCTAATAAAGGATATTGTTTCTGCCAGTGATTTCTTAAGTGTTTGATACCCTCTGTGCTCAGCCTATGTAGTTGTGGGCCCTTTACTGCTAAGTAGCTGTTGCTTAGCTGACGTATCCATTGGTTGTCCCAGTATAAAGCCAGCTCAGACAGCTATTAGACACCACAGATTTCCCATTCTGTTTCTGTTTAGATTCATTGGAAGATCCAGAACTTTGGTCTTTAGAGAGAGAAACATGGCCAAGATCATCTGACTGGCATTTCTAGGAATAGCATGATAAGGACAAATATTGGAGCTAAGAAAGGATAAAACATTCACAGATGACAGCCCAGCACAGCAAAAGGAGGGGTTTAGCCTTTCCTGTAAAGGCATGAGTGACAGCAGTAAAACCTCTGCTTGAACTGACCTATGCTGTTGCAAACACCTTAACCAGTTTGGAGGAAAGCCACCATGAAACTCAAGATGGATGACTAGTATACAGCAAATACTATCCCAAGCAGGTTGAGATCCTCTGTGGAAAGCTATGATTCCCTGAGCTCACAAATGCCAAGATAGCCACATAGCATGGATAGCCCCACAGATCCATGCCAAATGCACGTGGAGCCTCAGCAGAGACCAGCTGCAATGTTACATCCTACAACTTCAAGGAACAGGAGTTGCTTAGACAAATTTTCTCTGGCCAGGCACCACAGAATAACACAGTTTATGAgtttcagtcttttcttctctctttctggttATGGTGCTCAGCATGGCGACTGGCTCTATTCTACCCTAAAGCCTCAGGAACTCCAGTACAGAACCACTATGGAAATTAAGCATTACATCCTTCGCAGACCACTCCACAGACCCATATTCTCTCTTTCACTATGCCACAAATGTCCCTCAGCCCTGTAAGAAAGCACCACACGAAGGATTAAAATAGcaaatttttttccacagcagaggAGATTCCCCTTGGCTCACCATCTGCCTAAGGCTCAGGACATTTCAGTGTCTTTTGAAATTCATGATTTGAGTAACTCAaggcagacagcagagctgcctAAAAACAAAGCCTCTCACTGCTATTTTAAACCCCAGTTTCAACTAGCTACAACCTCTGGAGTTCATAACAGTAACTTGGAAAGTTCTACTcattttacaatattttcatGTTAATCTGCAagtgctatgaagaaaatttaaacaaCTTCCTCCATTGCTTCTCAGTCTCTGGCCGTTCCTAAACTTTTGCCTTAAGTTATCCAGCTTGAGCAACCCACCAAAATAACCCTGCACTCTCTCATGCTTCTCCCGTCCCTCTACCCCAGTATAACCATCATTACAAAGTTATGCAGGCTTTTTCAAAAAAGTCCTGGTTGCTTAGCAGGTGCCAGCAGACATCTCTGAAGGGCTTTTACATATGTTTAGCTGTTGCCACCACTAGACAAACGGAAGGGTGCATTGTGACATGTCCAGATCTGTGAGTGCACGGTTTGACAAGATGGCTCACATGCTGCTAAGCAGAATATACAACACTGGAATTTTGCCCTAACACACTAATTTGTGTCTCTCTTCTGTACCCAGCTACCTATTTCAAAAAATTTACTGGAATACAATTAGGTCTGAGATCTCCTCACCTCTGCCAAATTTGGAGAAATTGCTGTACGCAGAAGTGAAGCAATGGGATATTATAGACAGTGATTTGCTGGAGAAACAGCTAAATCTGACTCAACGGCAATAAGTAAAGCATTAATATGAGTCCGGGAGggcttttaaagcttttttcaggttttttttttctgagccagcagtgtgccttggctgccaagaaggccaatgggatcctggggtgcattaagaggagtgtggccagcaagtcgagggaggttctcctcccctgctactctgccctagtgaggccacatctggagtactgcgtgcagttctgggctccccagttcaggaaagatgaggagctactggagagagtccagcggagggctacgaggatgatgaagggactggagcgtctttcctacgaggaaaggctgagggagctgggcttgttcagcctgaagaagagaaggctgagaggggatttaaaaaatgcttataaatatcttaagggtgggtgtcaagaggacagggccagactcttttcagtggtgcccagcaacaggacaaggggcaacgggcacaaaccgaagcataggaagttccatatgaacacgaggaagaacttctttactttgagggtgatggaacactggaacaggctgcccagggaggttgtgaattctccttctctggagatattcaaaacccacctggatgaggtcctgtgcagcctgctctaggtgacctttcttcagcaggggggttggacaagatgatccacagaggtcccttccaacccccccagttctgtgattctgtgattcaaatgtATGATACTGTTAAAGATTTTTGTGATTTCTAGAGACTGGACTTCGGCAGGGAGTGATGCTGCTGACACATTTATGCCATATCATTTTGTCTCTTCCCACCTAAAGGAAAAAGGCATCAATGCAGTAAAATACCTGGAGTGCCTTTTCCCAACATTTTCATGTACACATAAGGTTATTTCCAATTTTTGCTTCAGGTTCAGTGACTTAGCTTTTGAAAACAAAGGTAATCAAAGTGGAATTAAATTCATACCTCGGTGTCTCTTTTGCAGAAgagctttctcattttccttgTTGCAATGGGCATCATAGTGACATTGAGTGACGCATACTGCTTTTCTAAAATGTACAAGCCAGGGGAAGCCAACAAAGGTAAGTACAGGGAAGGTCCTCTCACTTGATCGTTCTGTGGCAGCTCCGCTCTATGTGGAGGTGCCAGGAAGACTTCAAAATacaagggaggggggagaagtcAGAAAGACATGATTATGAGGTTCCAGCGCCAAGTTGCCAAAAGTAGGGAAAAACAAAGTCTTCTCCAGGACTGGGCATGGTTGCAGCAATAATATTGCTATTGGTGGTAGGTTGCTATTGCTATTACAGCATATGGAGCTGATGCAGCAGTTGAGAGTAGTTCTGAATAAAGTGTGGTGCCAGATGGCAAACCTGGCTGTTTGGTTGCTCACCTTCATCCAAGATCTGTCACACTGAAACTGTCTCTAACAAGTGAAGAAGAAACAAGTTCAGGCTCTCAAAAGAGTCTGGGTAATAACACAGACAACAAAGTGACTTCTACTTTactactgccaaaaaaaaaacattttcagaaaatttcaaataatttttaaacttttcaacCTTTATGTGGAAGCTTAaagaatgtgttttgttttgctgctgccttATGCAGGCTGTACCCTGCATGGAAAACTATACCCCTTTGGAGAGATCGCGAGGACAGAAAAGTGCTTCAAATGCAGCTGCAGCCAAGAGACAATGCGCTGCTGCTCACTGTAAGTTTGAACTTCTTAATAGCAGAAGTGCCCAGAGGAAGACTACATCTTTCTATTTGCTGGGGATAAATGAGTTTCTAAGGGCACAAGAGAGCCTTTCCTCACCCATTCCACAGAGCTAGAGTGAGCCACGTACAGCTCTTGATCATTTGGATCCTTGGCTGCATTTACCTTAGCTCACTTTCTGCTGACTGGGAAAGGACACAAACCCTTCCAGACACATCCACTTCGTGCTTGCCTTCAACTTTGAGGAGCTTGTGAACTCCTCTTACCTTGCAGTTAAGTCTTTCCTCATCAGGGAGACTGGGGGTAGGAAGGAATTCATTCCACAAGGGACTTAAGTGAAGCTCCTCTAAAGGGCTTAAGATGACCTGAATCCCTTTCCAGAGGTGCTTTTCTCCAGTGTCATGGTTTAGcactggccagcaacaaaggaccacacggctgctctatcacccctcctcctgctgggatgaggaggagaatgggaagaaaaaggcaaaactactgggtcgggataaggacagtttaacagaacagtgaaggaagcgaacagtaacaacaatagtGATAAGAGGAACATACAAAAGCAAGgaaacacacagagcaactctctctcactgcccgatgcccagcGTGCTCCAAGCTGCGATTAACCTCTCCCCCACCAGCTACCgcactcagaaccgagcatgacatcacatggtattgaataccccatttgtttggccagCTGTGTTgtctcctggcttcttgtgaaaattaaccctagcccagctgaactcaggacaTCCAGTGAATACACTGACTCTAGAGTGCTAAGGCTCTGTTCTGAAGTATCTATCTCCAACATCGTCCTTTCCTATTATCCTTCATTCTCAAAGGGCAAAAATGGCTTGATTATGATCTTTGCCTTTGCTCAGGTGACAATCTATCAGGAAACAGCTACCACATTCTAAGCAAACTGgcaataatgaaaaattaatggaaaagacGTAAAATACCAAGACCATGCTTACATCACACTGTAGAGTGCTGTGCTAGAAATCCCTATGCTAGTGCTGAGCATACTGGTGCATCTACACAGTGCAGTGCAACAAGGCATCATGTGAGGCCCTGGAAGCTGTAATTTCAGAGAGCTCTCACTCAGCATTAGTTCAAGCTCTAATCACTGAACAACTGAAGTATTGAATCGTTTACTGCTCTCAATTTAACAcacatttgctttctctttgccAATCACAGATTTCATACTCCCACTGATTATGACAAAGAGAACTGTAAAGTCATTTTCAACAAGAAAAGCTGTGACTATGACGTGGTGCAGAAGAGTGACCCCTCAAGGGAGTGTTTTGTCTCTTCTCGTGTGGGCTAACCCACCTACTCCGAACTTCTCTGCActggggaatttctccccttccTACAGATGCTTTGCCATCGCAGAGAAGCTCGAAGACATGGGAGATCTTGTCAGAGAGAGTACTTCAGCAGCTCACTTCGAATCTCCTAATTGTTCCAATTCAGTATAGAAGATGTGTAATCAGATACAAAGTCTCATTTCTGTCATTACTTGCATTGGTATCCCTgagctttttaaaatacaataaatcGAGATGAAACATCCAGAAATGCTTCATAATGATAGTTCTTTTTATGTAATAGCACAGGGCAATGTCACCTCCTTTGAGAAGGGAATGCATTTGCCTCACTATTCTGACATGCCGTGCACACAGAGGATGCTTGAACTGCTACAGGAGTTTTGGAAAGACCTGTGCTGCCAACACCTGTGACCTCTGAGAAAAACAGTGAGGATGGAAGATCataatcctttttctcctttttttccacgATTTCATCATCCAGTAGCAAGTCACTGTTTCCCTCCGTTGCCCACTCTGAGCTGCTCCAGGTGCGTTCCTccaagccctgctcctgaaagTCTGCACACACTGCGCTGCATTAGTGGTTCTTGCCCACACTGAAAAAGAGATCTAGGTCAGCCCCTAGAGACAGGGTTCCTCATGACAGCAGAGCTTGAGCTGCTGATAAAAGGCTGATGCCTTCTGTCTCTTAAGTATAAAAATTCCCCATATTCCCTGGGGAGAGAAGTCCAACCAGTGATGGTATTCAGAACTGAATCTCCCACCTGGCTATTGGTAATATCCTAAATCTACCCACATATAGGAGACCAGGAATCAATACCGTAAAAAATGCTGCTTCTACGTGGCCTCTTTGCCCCAGAATTGTGTATTAAAAATTCACAACTGTCTGCAAATAACTGTTGCATAgttgggaaaaaaaccacaccttCCAGGACAAGTGGACTATTTAATGATGCTCCATAATAACAAGTCTGTTGTCCTGTAAAACACAGAGCTGAGCAATCCTAGGGCAGGGATCTTCACCTGGCCCAAAATCAGTTGTCAGCCTATTTTTATTCAGCAGGAATACCTGCTTCTCAACACTGTCTCAAGCTGTGTAAGCCATCAGTAAAATCAGAAGGATTTAAATGTGGTATGTTTTCTCTGGCTTTCTTATTGATAATTTCCCTTTGAATATTGCTTTAAACTTTCTTACAGCTTCACTTAAGGTAcctccttttggaaaaaaaatcgaAGCATTTTGCAAGTGTTGTCCCGAAAATGGGGGttcatttacccggtgtgcagtacacAAATAATACACAcaaagcagaggtattttattgcatatttgtacAAATAtgtgtgtctgtcccaagacagcacacctcaTTCACAAATCGATagtcatttatacacttaacattaccatattcatctttctAATATATATGCATtattattctattaaatgattgatTAAAGTCTCTTTGTCCAGCACATCAATTAGTACTCATGCTCAGTTTCATCTTTTGAGTCGGGTATAACTGGGGTAGGTTGCCCATGAGTCAGTGGTTACGATCTCCCCCTGATGGAATTACCTTACCcatagttacctgtttcttttggcaatctcagcagatTTTCATAGCTTGTTAGCTATCCTTActattcatcactctctggttctactttggacaggtacatccttcttatgaaacaataacacattattcaatatcctgtttcttagtttccctaaacctagtatagttaattttaaaagttttactaTCATAAGGGTAGGACTttgttaatttcaattatcatttcacattttgattccccttattattccttagtataacacaAGCACTGGTATTACATACTTTGCCTTTTAAAGTTCTCTGCACTGCAGGCTGATATCAATCAATAAATCTATGTTTCTGTACAACTGGTTCCTGCAAGGCTGAAAAAATGTGAGGGGCCAGAATTAGAGTCAGTTCAGCTTTTTCCAGTATAAACATTTGCATGCGTCTTTTTAAAGTCTGACTTCCATTCACTGATTTAATCACGTCTTTCCCTAAATAGCAGCATGTGTAAATGAATGGTTTCACATTGCTTAAGGTCCTAAGCTAAGTTTTCTCCAACGAATTTTCATACCCTGCAGGAAACGAACAGTTTTGAAACTTGTGCTAAATGACCTCTCCCCTTTTCTGCCAGCTCATGTCAAAATTACACAGAACACGGCCTCAACAGGTACCTGAAGGAATGTTCTCATTTACAGAACGAACAGTTGCAGCTTCTTGGGGAAAGTAATATTTTGAGcattgtggtgaatgacttcacagacCCCAAACTtctgctcgatcagaatcattttattgctcaggtgaataccttatatactaatacaacaGTTATTAGAGACAATCAGCTTtagattcgtggctttgcgactgccagttcacggttgctgttttccaggatcttttgcagcaagtttgctgacgacaccaaactgggaggtgtggtagatacaccagaaggctgtgctgccattcagcgtgacctggataggctggaaagctgggcagagaggaacctgatgaggttcaacaagggcaagtgcagggtcctgcacctggggaggaacaacctcatgcaccagtacaggcttggggtggacctgctggagagcagctctgcggagagggacctgggtgtcctggtggacgacaggttaaccatgagccagcagtgtgccctggctgccaagaaagccaatgggatcctggtgtgcatcaagaagagtgtggccagcaggacgagggaggttctccttcccctctacgctgccctggtgaggcctcatctggagtactgcatccagctctgggctccccagttcaagaaagatgaagagctactggagagagtccagcggagggctacgaggatggtgaggggactggaacatctcccctacgagaggAGAcattgagggaactgggcttgttcagcttgaagaagagaaggctgcgagggaaccttataaatgcctacaaatatctgaagggtgggtgtcaggaggatggggccaagctcttttcagtggtgcccagtgacaggacaaggggcaatgggcacaaactgaggcacaggaagttccgtctgaacatgaggaagaacttcttccctctgagggtgacggagcactggaacaggctgcccagggaggttgtggagtctccttctctggagatattcaagacccgcctggacaagatcctgtgcagcctgctgtaggtgaccctgcttcggcaggagggttggactagatgacccacagaggtcccttccaacccctactattctgtgattctgtgattctgtgattctgtggatgtgtgaaaacatctcatgagaacagagaagggaggcacaggatgcgctgatccttcagggtcatgagacagtgctgttctgtctcaaattacaTGGTTtaccacatctcccccttttttgtttagccagacgctgttgatgataagagctgacataattcggccttcagcgttctaccactttctcagaggcccacacaaattacaacaccaaaaacagacataagaacacaaatgctaatagaagacatagagatgtgaagtgcgtACCATAAcatgctgggtgtaaagaaagatcaaattagcctgagaatgatacatgTTGGTGGCAAATCCGTTACCTAACATATAGGTGTGGATTGACTTACTtctatccaattttctttctgtgtggatggtgggatccaagcaccgcctgatcacaacatatcattatttcCAATCataggggatgcatcccactatgTCAGGAGTCAAAATAATGGTGCATCGATGAtgtaagctcagtaaatttgcacttgggttatagatatactcatcacacatacaaacatccataacagttagtattgacTATCcctattaatcacctaggctaagatcaatgtatctaagggtataactcattaactatataagctaaaatcaatgtacataaaagcataaatctgcagacttcaccccatctattccctgctgcatcaaatgcttttgCAGCCCAGAGAAATCAGACTCCAGATACAacaatccaaagtcaaaaaccagaaataatcaatacctgcagaactcaccaaaccgaagacgcaaaggcagttacttagtccacacaaatccgttagatcacagaaaccaaatctgTTTGGTTGTGTAGgattttcggcgaagctactgaaggtgaagggttctggagcagaggctcgcgccgagggaccctttctccggtggcaaaaccgcagcggcgaggcggcaaaaagcgccgagagagagaggagaccccagcccccccccctcagcgggaaagcgggaagtgccaacgagcagcagctctgactcagcgggggcggagtcgagtgtgacagcggccaaaccccctcagggataagagcagcccccagggagcgcgggcgaacagagccggcaaacagaggcggcgcagcagcccgggagcggcgcagcagtttgcgcagcagttcgcgcgggcagggcgagcggggaaggcgactggcagggtacagccgccccttctggcaactcaagtagtgggcatcgctcttccaggagatattctagctatggttaccacccgtggtaaaggtgttgctcgaaggagcgtggggacccagacggaggccccacgcaagaacgcgggtgtccaggtctctggctgcagggagtgcctgagcctggcgctcgtaccggaggacagcagagacaacggctgtgttcggtgcgagcaggtgaatgacctgctcagcctggtggcagagctgaaggaggaagtggagaggctgaggagcatccgggagtgtgagagggagatcgactggtggagccgcaccctgccctccctgaggcagcggcagcaggaggcggctccacagaaagcagagaacccccaaccctcttgccaccgagcagaaagagggggcctaagagatgggggggaatggaaacaggtccctgctcgggggggcaagcgaatttccccccggcctccctcacctgctcagttgcccttaagcaacaggtatggggctctgg
This sequence is a window from Opisthocomus hoazin isolate bOpiHoa1 chromosome 6, bOpiHoa1.hap1, whole genome shotgun sequence. Protein-coding genes within it:
- the LOC104334734 gene encoding beta-microseminoprotein gives rise to the protein MKSFLIFLVAMGIIVTLSDAYCFSKMYKPGEANKGCTLHGKLYPFGEIARTEKCFKCSCSQETMRCCSLFHTPTDYDKENCKVIFNKKSCDYDVVQKSDPSRECFVSSRVG